In the Sphingobacterium sp. PCS056 genome, AGGGCAACAGGAACTGCAAATGATTGTATTAAATCAATCATAAAATGGTTATCATTAATCGGGACAAACAAGCCTCCGGCACCTTCTATGACCAGATGATTGTCTGTTGTCGGGACTTCAAAGTCCGCTAGAGCAATGCTGACCGCTTCTAGTGCTGCCGACTTATGTGGTGATGCTGCAAGCTTTAGTTTATACCGTTCGCTGTGGATGACCACATCGCCTTGTAGCAGATCATAGATGCGCATACTGTCTGTTGCATGCAGTTCTCCAGATTGAATAGGTTTCCAATAGTCCGCTTTCAAATATTGTGTCAATACAGCAGCACATATTGTTTTCCCGATTTCTGTCCCGATTCCGGTGATAAATAGTTGTTCTTTCATAGCTATTTAAAATGTTATTTTTCTTTTACTAAAAATAATAGTAACATGTTGTTTTGCTCACTTCACAGCGATAGGTTTTCTTGTATAAGAGATGCCAGCAATCGGATATCTTCTTTCGTATTAAACGTATGAAGGCATATCCTCAGACGTTCTTGTCCCAATTTTACTGTTGGAGAAAAAACCGCGTAGGTCTGTAGGCCTTTGTGCAATAGGACGTCTCTTAATTGCAAGAGTTGCTCATTATTTTTTACCGCAAGTGCTTGAATAGGACTTTCTTTTGCAGATAGAATCGGGAGACCCTGTGATCGAAAAAACTGAATATTTTGTTGCAGCTGATCATCTAAAGATGGATGATTAAGGATATACTGATATCCCATTTTTAGCTGCATCCACGTCAGATCTGTTGGTGCTGTACTGTATATAAATGGTGAACCAAAATTGATCAAATAGGATTTGACGATAGCTTTACATAGTACCGCAGCTCCATGACATCCCATTGCTTTGCCATAAGTAACAAGAGTCGCGAAAACGTTGTTTTGTAAATCCGATCGATGAACCAATCCATACCCAAATACTCCAAAAGCGTGTGCTTCATCGACGATTAAAGAAGCACCATATTTTTCAGTCAACTGTATTATTTCTTTCAGCGGAGCGAAATCGCCTTCCATAGAATACAGGCTTTCAATAGCGACGTAGCAGATACCTTGGGTACGTTTGAGTTTATCTTCGAGATCTTGAAGATTATTGTGTTTGAATTTCCACTTTGTTGCGGTAGACATCATACATCCATCGTGTACAGATCGATGGATATACTCATCGACAATCACGGTTTCTCCTTTTTGTGGTAGGCATGAAAATAAAGTTAGATTTGCGATATAGCCCGATGGAAATAGTAGCGCGGACTCTGCGTGATGAGTTTGGGCAAGAAAATCCTCTGTTTCAAGTGCGACTTGGGTATGACCGCTGATGAGTCTAGATCCCGTGCTTCCGCCAATCAAAGTATGATCGTCTTGTATTGCTTGCAAAACTTCTGCATGGAACTCTTGGTTACGGGCCATACCCAGATAGTCATTGCTATAAAAGTCAGTTGCCTTAGCACGAGCTTTGAGCGCTCTTAAAAATCCTGATTCGGATCTTTGCATCAATCGGGTCGCCAATAAACGATACATCTTCTCTGTTTAATTGATGTACGATCCAATCGCCGAAATCCATTCTTTATACAAGCCTTGCTCTATAGCCTGTATATCCTCGGCATAGCGTTCCCAATTGGGCGAAAACAGTTGAAGCTGAGCAGTCATTTCTTCCAGATGCCCTTCTTCTTCGAGAATGATAGATTTTACCATTACTTTGCTTTGCTCTAGGTCGAGTGTATGTTGATAGATGGGATAAAGTTGATCAGCACGAACCTCAATAGCGTAAGTCACAAAGAGGTAAGCCGCATGCTTAAGCGCTGGTCCGCAGAGATTAAAAGTATCTTTGAGGTAACGGCAAGATTTAATATCCAACTGATGTAGGTATTGTCTGGTATATCTTGGAGCAATGAGATACTTGTCGTCATAAGTCTTGCACATATCGTTACTTAATTTTCCAATCTGTTTTTTCAGATAGTACGCATGCCGGTGTTCTTCAGCGGCATGTTTGAGCTGAATAATATCTACTTTTGTGGAGTGTTCACATTGTGATATTTTTCTAGCACCGGCATTTTCCATAAATGATAGTGTGTTCAACCACTTTGCGTGCAGTTGATCTTGTTGGACAATATGTCGGATTACTTGGTGAATATCCATAGCCTTAATTTTGAGACAAAGGTATTGCCCTAGTAAACACGTATCATGTGCCAGTTTTAATTTTTCAGCTAGTCCGGATGAAAAGCTTATTAAATTTGTTAAGAATCGAAGTTTTTTATTTTTTGTGTTATTTAATTCTGATAGTGAGTCGATTATGTCATTCAATGATCACGTGGATTCCTGCCAATTTTGCTTTGTATTTGATCTTTTCCATGAGGCCGTAGTAGCTCCAATTACGCAGTAGGAAGTCATCCTCTTTGGCTAATCGTTCTTTGTTAGATTGATTGACCAAGAGCAAGGTACCTGCTTGCGATTTGATACATATATCAATAAGTCTACGGCTGTACAGGTGTAGTCTACTATCGACATAGTTTTTTTCTTTTTCATGATAATGATCGAGACTTTTGAGTTTTCTTTTTCTTCCATTTCCACCCTTATTATAGGTGGAAGCTTTCTGTAGGCGATATCTAGCAGCCTGTATCGCTATACGTCGGTATAGAAACTCCTCTTTTGAGCCGATCTGATAGTTGTCTCTATCAATAGCCACTGAAATCGGATGTTCGATGGATAATGATGCTTCGGCGATGATATGTTTGTTTAGTGTATGTTCTTTATTGGGTATTTCTAGTGCGAGGAGTATAAATATCTTGCCTTTTACGATTTTAATGGAACTTGCACAGATTTTGAGTTGGCCGATCAATGCGCGTTGCAGAAGTACGCGTTTATCGGTTCTATCTTTTCCTAAATAAGTGCGGAATGGGATTTTAAAGAGATTCAGTTTAAAATCTCGGCTATGCTCATCATGACTTAATTTAAGTGACCGAGAAGAAAAGGGAATAGGCATATCTTTCTTATAATTGCGCAGGGAACGCTGTCCTTTCCAATATGCTAAGCGGTCAGATTGAAAATTTTTTATCAGAGAAGTATTCACCTTCGATAATATATCAGTAGGAATCTGTCCTTTAAAATAGCTTGAGAGCAGTCGGTATGTGGTATTCATACGTGACGTGTTTAGTATTCCCTCCCCATCAGTACTGCTATCGGTTAATGTTACTTTAACATCTGTTTTGAGGTAGATCAGATCTTTTATATTTTCTTGTACATATTGATGCGTAAGCACTAGATTTGCTCCCCGATACACAATATCTTGCCATTCGTATAATTTTTTGAAATATTCACTACGTTTTTCTTTATCATCGCAGTCGATAAAAATTTGAATTTTGCGAGTTAATATAGTCGTTTCACTGGCCATAATCCTTTACTTTAAGCAATTTGTTTACTAGGTTTTATTTTACTGTGCGCTTCTACAAATAACTTTTTAACGGTCGTAGGATCTAATTGTAGCTGTTGTGATATTTGCTCGAAAGACAACTGTAGTTCATAGCGCATGTGAAATATCTCGAATTGTTCATCCGTAAAATTTCCTTGCGCTATCATCTTTGGATTTTTGCTCACCTGACCTATTTTTTGATTACTGTTTAAGATCGCACGTAGCGTTCCAATTGTTTTTTCCACCTGCATATTGACTTCATAGTCCGATATGCCACCCAGATAATAAGCTATTCGTTCATAATTGAAGCTGTATTGTAGGCAAAGTTTAATGAAGAGCTGCTGTTCGATATTTAATGAAGGCAACAGGGTGTATATTTTATGTAGTTTATCCTTATTCTCATCCTCTAGTCTTTCCACATCGATCAAGTCTTCGACACACTCTTCTTTCGGCTCATATTCGTCCCTAAACTCTTGTTGATTTTTGAATGCATCTAGCTGTAAAAGACTTCTGTGAAAACGATTTCTAGACTTGTTGTAGTATGCATGGACTGCCATGCGAATCTGAGTTTTTAGAAAGTTGAAAATATCTGCTTCGCTATGTACATTTTCGCGAAATAGCCACAAGCGCAAGAAAGCTTCCTGGGTGATACTCTCTGCAATGCATGTATCCTGTATTGCACGGTTGGCTCTGCGGTAGCAATAAGGATAGAAGTGCTGGTAGAAAAAGTTAAGTCCCTTCTCTATGCCATTGTTCAGATAAGTAATTTGAATTTTGGTATTTTTTTTAATGTAAAGTTTGTTCATATTTCGATCTCTAATTGGTTGAAGATTAAAAAAAAACGTAGTCAGCTCCTATTTCGGTGGATTTTTTTATGGGTCGAAGCAGGACAAGTTGAGTGATTTATGAATGGGCAAATTGGTATTGAAGTGAAAAATGGGAATCTGATTTTTTTTAAAGGGCTGCTATTCTTTTTAAAGTCCTTTTAATTTTGAAAGGTCAACAAAAGGCTACTTAACTCAAAATTCAATGTTGTAATGACAGGCTATATAGCTATGAAAAGTCAAGCTTATATATCGCTATATTAAAACTTAAAGAAATAATTTAAGTCTTTTTTTAGGTCTTTAGTGAGTGGCTATTGCCCTCACCCTACGGCTGTACAAGCAACCTCCATACATGTTTTATAAAAATTAGATCAGGATATCTAATCGCTAACTTTCTCACCATACAATTTATATCGCTCAATCGTAGACTATATCTTCAAGCACGATCAGGGTTAGCGGTAACAGGTAAGGGCATGTGCTCTAGCCCTACCTTGCTACCGTGCTCAATTAACCCTAAAGAGTTAAGTTCGCAATATTCTTAATTAATCTTTGGTAAACCTGCAATTTTCCGGTGAGCTGCTACGATAGGAATATCTCCTCATCAGACCAGCTCCATACTCGATAAGTATAAAAGTCCTTTGTTGTATATACCAGTGAGCCTATAATTTTAACAAACATAGCAGGGTTTTATTAAAATATAGTTAGGGTACTTGATGAGGCGATTAAACACTCACCCTGCGGCTATACAAGTCGCCTCGATGCCTATGCTGTATGAGTTTGCAGACATAGGACATGTCGTTCTTCATGGTAGATGAATGTGTCATATTAAGGTGTCAAGTATAAAAATATGTCGCGCCAATATGTAATAGTAATCAATAATGAATGAGATTATTAATGCAATTATATAATGGTTGTGATAGTTTAAGTTTCATCATTAATTAAACTTAAACATAATTGTGTATCGCTTCAAAATTTGGGGTCATAAACAAGACCAATATGAGTAGACCCTAATTATATGTTTACCAATGCAATTTTGGAAAACATAAAATAGGATCAAAATCCATGATCATCTCATCTAGATGTGGCCAGTAGCTTTAACTATTGGAGTATATAACTCATGAATGGACCTGTTTAATTTTAAAGTATTTAGTGAGTGGTCATGCCCTCACCTTACGGCTCCACAAGAAGCCTCGATCTTTCAATACCAGTATGTCAAAGAACTTGCAAATGGAATCGGTCAATTTGGTAGAAAAATAACATCAGTTGTTTTTTACACAAACAAGCACATTTCCTTATTCTTACATTCTAACGCGATCGCTTAAGGATTATAATTGGTAAAGTAGTCCATAATATAGATCGGTTACTTATCTTTTTTTAATATCATCATATATTTATTCAAATTGCTGATGATGCTTGATATCGATACAAATATAATAGTAATTGGATTATTGAGCAAATAAAATTACACTTTTATTTATATTTTATTTGCGCAAATAATTATTCTATTTGTTACGTGTCAAGTAATAATGAAAATACAATTATAGATATTGGGATCCGGTTTCGTAAACGAAGAGATGATTTGCGCTACTCTCAACGAGATGTCGCACATATGACCGGACTTACTATCAATACCATTGCTGCGGTTGAAAAAGGAAAGGGTACAACCATCTTCAATTTCTTATCGATCTGCCGTGCCTTAAAGATTCAACCTAAATCAATTTTTGAAAAAGAAATAGATTTAAAACCCTTATATGATATTGAGCCAGAATCTAAACGGCGCATTGAAACAACACAAAAGCTAGATGATTTGGTTTATAATTCTGACTTTTTTGACACCCGAAGACGTGTCTCGGAAGTATTGGCCAAACTGAAATCGGATAAAAATGACAGTAATAAGTTTTCTGTTTACCTAACAGAATATTGTAAGCATGATGTGTTAGAATATGAAAAAGTAGGCAACTTTAAGCTGTATATAAAAAAACTAAAATAAGGGTAATCAAACTCCGATCTCAAGCTAGATCCATGCATTTTGTTCTACTATCTATCCAGCCATTTTTTAAAATCATTGACTTTTTCTCGGCTCACGATCATATCCGTTTGTTGATCATGATGTAAATAAACACGTAGTCTTGAATTGCTGTGAATGGCGATTTCTTTAATATGTTTGATATTGATCAACTGGCTGCGATTGATCCGGAAGAAGAGATTGGGATCTACGAGCTGCTCGATCTGATCTAAGCTTAGGTCTAATAAATAATCGTGCTGATCCGAGCAACGACAATAAGTCCCTTTGTTCGCACTATAAAAGCAACTGATCATGTTTGTTTCAATCATTTTAATTGAAGCGCCTATCTTGATCGTAAAACGCTCTTTATAGTGCTTGACCTCATTGGTCAATAGTGATTTTATCTGAGCAAAATCAAAGGTCGGACGAGACTGAAATTGTTGTAAGAACTTATTGAAAGCAAATACCAGTTCCTCATCGATAATGGGTTTTAATAGATAATCAATACTATTGAGCTTGAAAGCCTTGAGCACAAATTCATCATATGCCGTTGTGAAAATCAATGCTGAATCAACAGTTTGCCCTTCAAATATTTCAAAAGATAGCCCATCTGATAGTTGGATATCCATCAAAATTAGGTCTGGATGAACATGCGTTGCAAACCATTCTTTCGCTTCTTTAACAGTATGTAACATGGTCTGGACGGTATAACCCATTTTTTCGATCTTTCGTTTCAGTAAACGTGCAGATGGTAATTCGTCCTCAATAATGATGATGTTCATGATGCTTTATTTTCTTTTTTTATCAATGGGAGTCCTACAATAAAATGATCAGTAGTTTTGGTTACCGTTACTGGATGCTTGGTCAATAGTGCATATCGCTCTTTAATATTCTTCAGCCCTATTCCCATACCGTTTATACTTTCTTTTTCTTGCAAATTGTTTTGGATGATAAGCCTGTCGTATTCTTTAAAAATGTGGATATGCAATTGGTTATGAAGACTAAGGCTGTTGTGCTTGATCGCATTTTCAATTAAAAGCTGTAAGGCCAAGGGTACGACTTGTTCATCCTGCTGGATATCTCCATCAGCAATATGAATCTCCAGCGATCCTTCAAAGCGGATCGCCAAGAGATTTAAAAATATGCGTGCGAAACTGATTTCTTGACTGGCCTCTACAAGGCTTTTGTCTTTTTGTTCCAGTACATAACGGTATACTCTCGATAAGGAAGTCGTAAAATTAACCGCTTTTTGCGGATCTTCTTCGATTAAACTTGTGAGTACATTCAGACTGTTGAATAAGAAATGAGGGTCTAGCTGATTTTTTAAAGATTCAAATTGAGCATTGGCAGACTTGGTGAGTGCGGTCTGTTTCCTGAGCTGACTCTCTTTATAAGCTTTATAAAAATAGAAACTGAATATTAAAAGAGAAACAATAATACTGATCAGAGTCATATTAAAATAAGTCCCAATATGTTGTTTGGCTACAAAATCTAGTAAAGACTGATCGACTGCGATTTTGATGATAGCAAATCTGATGATAAAAACAACGATCGGGGTCAGTACTGCAGTTGCTGGTATAAACAATAATATTCTTTTCACATAATGTGAATTTTGTGGAAATACTTGACAGACCTGACGGTATAAAAAGGTATTTATAAGATAAAGGAAAAAACCAGTTAAGAATCCTGATAACATACCTTTGGATAAGACAAAAGATCTTAAATCGAAATTAGGATCAGAAGCAAAGTTAACAGCGGTAATGACAACACTAATGATGAGCGTAATGAGCAGGGCATTTATGCAAAGTGTTTTAAAAGGTTTCATCTTTTCCTATTTTACTGACCGCAGTTCTGAACAATCTGCTCCGCTCTTTCTTTACCCCATGCTGGAGCAAAAGGAAGTGCTGGTTTATGAGTCTCAAACAAATCTAATGCTTTCTTCACAGCTTCACACTCTTTGCTGATATCTTGTTTAAAATATTTTTTGCTTCCGATCTGAAACTCCGCAAGTCCTAATACCGCACGGGGATTGTTGGGATCCAATTGAATTGCCTTTTCATACAAAGCGTAGATGGTCGGTGCTAAGGTCTTGGATTTTGTCATTGGATCTGTCGTCAATTCTGCAACCAGGTTCATTGCTTTTAAAGTCAGCCATTCCGAATTATTGTCTTGGCTGCTTTTGTTAAGGATGATTTTGGCGTTTTGGATCAGTTTTAATTTTTCCTCCGGATCTCTTATGGAAAAGGCAGTAGTTGTCCCGATGAGTGCTTGATAATAAAGTGGAATCCAATTATCAGGCTCCGCTTGTGCAATCCGTTCAAATTGTGCTGCTGCTTCGGTTGTATTTCCAGATTTCCATAGTGCTAAGCCTTGGGACATTCCTTTCTCATAAGGGGACTGTGCATAGGTGGCGACTGAGAATAGGGCAATAAATGCAATGATTAAAGTTTTCATATTGATATTGTTTTATACTATCAAATTTCATTATTTATCTAAATGCCAACAATTTTAATGTGCTCAATTGTTGTATTTATGGGACGAACTGTCGATTATAAGTTGTCTAGTTGATTTTCTTTTTTATTTGAAGATAGGGTCCAGAAAAATCCAACAAAAACAAATCGCTTGGTACTAGGGGTGATCGCAATACGATTGTATATACCTTGCTGATTTGGCTGATCGGCATATTGATATCCGTAGATCGGACTACTGCCCAGTAGATTATTGACAGATAAGTGAATGATCTTTTGTTGCGATATAAGATAGGACCAGCTGGCAGAGAGTGTATTGTAGGCGTCTGTCTTGCGCTGTGTGTAAGACGGGAGATTAGGATCATGGTAGCTCCTTCCAGAAAGATAATTGTTTGTTAAACTGACTTGAGAGTGCAGGGCATTGATCCAATATTTTGCTACTACCGATAGGGTGTGTTTGAATACATAGGAAGGGGTGACGGAAAATGGAGCATCAGTTTCATTACGTTTGGAGTCCGTGTAAGCATAGGATATCCAATATTGTAAGTTTTTGATCGACCTATTATCTCTGAAAAACAGATCCATACCCTGCGCATACCCTGTCCCTGTATTGGTAAATATACTGCTGCTATTGATGCGCGGGGTATCGTACTTGATCAGGTGATCGTATGTTTTTCTGTATGCCTCAACACGGACTGTCCTTCCTTTTTTTTCGTAATAATAATTGAGGATGTAATGATGCGCTTGTTGCCATTTTATTTGCTTATCGTATATGAGCATCTCCTGTGGCCCCTGTTGATGAAAATCACCATAAGCAAAAGAAAGCTGGTTGTAAGGATCGATGAGGTAGCCTAAAGAAAATCGCGGCTCCAAGAGAAAGGGTTCAGCAGTGCTTGAAGTCCCCCGAATACCTAATTTTGCAATGAGGTTGTTATTCATGGCATAGGTGG is a window encoding:
- the bioD gene encoding dethiobiotin synthase: MKEQLFITGIGTEIGKTICAAVLTQYLKADYWKPIQSGELHATDSMRIYDLLQGDVVIHSERYKLKLAASPHKSAALEAVSIALADFEVPTTDNHLVIEGAGGLFVPINDNHFMIDLIQSFAVPVALVVKDYLGCINHTLLSINAIKQRNLHLKYILFNGGIDPDSKKVISQHIPSDTRVIHIPHLSAITAQAISNLAHGLTL
- a CDS encoding aminotransferase class I/II-fold pyridoxal phosphate-dependent enzyme, whose translation is MYRLLATRLMQRSESGFLRALKARAKATDFYSNDYLGMARNQEFHAEVLQAIQDDHTLIGGSTGSRLISGHTQVALETEDFLAQTHHAESALLFPSGYIANLTLFSCLPQKGETVIVDEYIHRSVHDGCMMSTATKWKFKHNNLQDLEDKLKRTQGICYVAIESLYSMEGDFAPLKEIIQLTEKYGASLIVDEAHAFGVFGYGLVHRSDLQNNVFATLVTYGKAMGCHGAAVLCKAIVKSYLINFGSPFIYSTAPTDLTWMQLKMGYQYILNHPSLDDQLQQNIQFFRSQGLPILSAKESPIQALAVKNNEQLLQLRDVLLHKGLQTYAVFSPTVKLGQERLRICLHTFNTKEDIRLLASLIQENLSL
- a CDS encoding RNA polymerase sigma factor, encoding MNKLYIKKNTKIQITYLNNGIEKGLNFFYQHFYPYCYRRANRAIQDTCIAESITQEAFLRLWLFRENVHSEADIFNFLKTQIRMAVHAYYNKSRNRFHRSLLQLDAFKNQQEFRDEYEPKEECVEDLIDVERLEDENKDKLHKIYTLLPSLNIEQQLFIKLCLQYSFNYERIAYYLGGISDYEVNMQVEKTIGTLRAILNSNQKIGQVSKNPKMIAQGNFTDEQFEIFHMRYELQLSFEQISQQLQLDPTTVKKLFVEAHSKIKPSKQIA
- a CDS encoding helix-turn-helix domain-containing protein — translated: MSSNNENTIIDIGIRFRKRRDDLRYSQRDVAHMTGLTINTIAAVEKGKGTTIFNFLSICRALKIQPKSIFEKEIDLKPLYDIEPESKRRIETTQKLDDLVYNSDFFDTRRRVSEVLAKLKSDKNDSNKFSVYLTEYCKHDVLEYEKVGNFKLYIKKLK
- a CDS encoding LytR/AlgR family response regulator transcription factor — protein: MNIIIIEDELPSARLLKRKIEKMGYTVQTMLHTVKEAKEWFATHVHPDLILMDIQLSDGLSFEIFEGQTVDSALIFTTAYDEFVLKAFKLNSIDYLLKPIIDEELVFAFNKFLQQFQSRPTFDFAQIKSLLTNEVKHYKERFTIKIGASIKMIETNMISCFYSANKGTYCRCSDQHDYLLDLSLDQIEQLVDPNLFFRINRSQLINIKHIKEIAIHSNSRLRVYLHHDQQTDMIVSREKVNDFKKWLDR
- a CDS encoding sensor histidine kinase; the protein is MKPFKTLCINALLITLIISVVITAVNFASDPNFDLRSFVLSKGMLSGFLTGFFLYLINTFLYRQVCQVFPQNSHYVKRILLFIPATAVLTPIVVFIIRFAIIKIAVDQSLLDFVAKQHIGTYFNMTLISIIVSLLIFSFYFYKAYKESQLRKQTALTKSANAQFESLKNQLDPHFLFNSLNVLTSLIEEDPQKAVNFTTSLSRVYRYVLEQKDKSLVEASQEISFARIFLNLLAIRFEGSLEIHIADGDIQQDEQVVPLALQLLIENAIKHNSLSLHNQLHIHIFKEYDRLIIQNNLQEKESINGMGIGLKNIKERYALLTKHPVTVTKTTDHFIVGLPLIKKENKAS